GGCGCTCTCCAGGGAGCTGGACGTGCCGGTCTGGGCGAGCCCCGCCACGGCGGAGCGGGTGCCCGGAGCGGAGGGGCGCCTGGCCGATGGACAGGTGATCTCCCTCGGCGGGCCGATGCCCATGCGCCTGCGGTGCGTTCTCACCGAGGGTCACGCCCGCGGGCACCTCTGCTTCCTCGACGAGGGGAGCGGGGCGGTGATCGCCGGCGACATGGTGGCCCAGGGCTCGTCCATCGTCCTCGACCCGCCGGAAGGGGAGCTGGGAACGTATCTGGAGTCGCTCCGGAGGCTGTTGCGGCTCCCGGCGAAGGTCCTCTATCCCGCCCACGGCTTCCCCATCCCGGACGGCGCCTCGCTCCTCGAGAGCTACCTCTCCCACCGGGAGGATCGCCTCGCCGCGATCCGCGGAGCGCTCCGTGCCGCGGAAGGCCCCGTCGCTCTTGCCGCCATCGTGGAAAGGGTCTATTCGGACACCCCGAGCTTCCTCCACCCGGTGGCGGAGCGAAGCGCCCTGGCCTCGTTGCTGGAGCTCGAGCGCCTGGGAGATGCCCGGCAGGATGCGGATGGCTGGGCCGCCACGCGCTGAACGAAAGGAACCGAAGCACATGCCCGTGATCGAGAGCACCCCGGAGCTGGTCCGCGCCGTATACGAGCGCACGCGCAAGAACCTGTCGATCGTCCGCGAGCGCCTGGGCAGGCCGCTCACCCTCGCCGAGAAGATCCTCTTCGGTCACCTGGACGACCCCAAGGGCCAGGACCTCGAGGCGGGCAAGGCCTACCTGCTGCTCCGCCCGGACCGCGTGGCGATGCAGGACGCCACCGCGCAGATGGCCCTCCTCCAGTTCATGCAGGCCGGCAAGGCGGAGGTGGCGGTGCCCTCCACCGTCCACTGCGACCACCTGATCCAGGCCCGGGTCGGCGCCCTCACCGACACGAACGTCGCCTCCACCGAGAACCGCGAGGTCTACGACTTCCTCGCCCAGGTCTCCGCCAAGTACGGCATCGGCTTCTGGAAGCCGGGATCCGGCATCATCCACCAGGTGGTGCTCGAGAACTACGCGTTCCCGGGCGGCCTGATGATCGGCACCGACTCCCACACCCCGAACGCCGGCGGCCTCGGCATGGCGGCGGTGGGCGTGGGCGGCGCCGACGCGGTGGACGTGATGGCGGGCTTCCCCTGGGAGGTGCTCCAGCCCAAGCTCGTCGGCGTGAAGCTCACGGGTGAGCTCAACGGCTGGGCCGCGCCCAAGGACGTGATCCTCAAGCTCCTCGGCATCCTCACGGTGAAGGGCGGCACGAACCGGATCGTCGAGTACTTCGGCCCCGGCGCCCGCGCCCTCTCGTGCACCGGCAAGGCCACCATCACCAACATGGGCGCCGAGCTCGGCGCGACCACGTCGGTCTTCCCCTACGACGCGGCGATGGAGCGCTACCTCCGCGGCACCGAGCGCGCCGCGCTCGCCGAGGTCGCCGGTGAGTACCGCGACCTCCTCGTGGCCGACGCCGAGGTCGAGGCGAACCCCGAGACGTACTTCGACGAGATCATCGAGATCGACCTCTCGACCCTCGAGCCCCACGTGGTCGGTCCCCACACCCCCGACCTCGCCCGGCCGGTCTCGGAGCTGAAGAAGGCCGCGATCGCCGAGGGCTACCCGACGAACCTCACGTCGGCCCTCATCGGCTCGTGCACCAACTCCTCCTACGAGGATCTCTCCCGCGCCGCGGCCCTCGCCGACCAGGCCTCCGCCGCCGGCATGAAGATGGCCGCCAAGCTGATGGTCTCGCCTGGCTCCGACCAGATCTTCGAGACGATCAAGCGCGACGGCCAGATGGCCTCGTTCGAGAACGCCGGCGCCACGGTGCTCGCGAACGCCTGCGGCCCCTGCATCGGGCAGTGGAAGCGCGAGGACATCCAGAAGGGCGAGAAGAACTCGATCATCACGTCGTTCAACCGGAACTTCCGCGCCCGGAACGACTCGAACCCCGAGACCTTCGCCTTCATCGCGTCGCCGGAGATCGTGCTGGCCTACGGCCTCGCCGGCCGCCTCGACTTCGATCCGCTCAGCGACGAGATCGTCCAGGGCGACAAGAAGCTCAAGCTGAAGGCCCCGGCCAAGGCCGACGATCTGCCCTCCAAGGGCTTCGTCCGCGCCTTCGGCGGCTACCAGGCCCCCGCGAAGGACGGCGCCTCCGTCGAGGTGAAGGTCGACCCGAAGAGCGAGCGCCTCGAGCTCCTCGCCGCCTTCGTCGCGCCCAAGGCCGGCGACTTCGACGAGCTGCCGCTGCTCATCAAGACCAAGGGCAAGACCACCACCGATCACATCTCGCCCGCCGGCCCCTGGCTCCGCTTCCGCGGCCACCTCGACCGGATCTCCGACAACATGCTCACCGGCGCCATCAACGCGTTCAACGGGGACGCCGGCCAGGCCGCCAACGTCTTCACGGGTGAGAAGGGCGCCGTCCCTGCCGTGGCCCGCGACTACAAGGCCCGCGGCAAGCGGTGGATCGTCGTCGGTGACGAGAACTACGGCGAGGGCAGCTCCCGCGAGCACGCGGCGATGAGCCCGCGCTACCTCGGCGGTGCCGCCATCATCGTCCGCTCCTTCGCCCGCATCCACGAGACCAACCTCAAGAAGCAGGGCGTGCTCCCCTTCACCTTCGCCGTCGCCAGCGACTACGAGAAGGTGAAGGAGGGCGACCGCATCAGCCTCGAGGACGTGCTCGCCATCGCGCCGGGCAAGGCCGTGAACGCCGTGCTCCACCACGTCGACGGCTCGAAGGAGACCATCGCCCTGCGCCACACGCTCAACGACGAGCAGGTGGCGTGGTTCAAGGCCGGGTCCGCCCTCAACATCCTCCAGAGCAAGTAGGCGCATGCGCCGGCGCACCCGCCCGTCGGGTGCGCCTTGCGGGGTGGCCGAATGCGGCGGGACGATCGCTGGCAGAACCTCGTTCACGGGTCGTTCAACCTGTGTGAACGGCTCGATCAAGCGCGCAGGTCCGGCGAGAGCGTGGGCCTCGACGACGCGCTCGCGTATCTGTCGAGCGTCCTCGAGGTCTTTCCCGCGACGCTGGATCCTGTCGACGACTTCGAGGGCTACGCCGTGCGCCGCATGGCGCTGGCCCTGAGGGAGGCGATCCGCGCGGAGCGCGACTGAGGCACTTGGGTGGCGTCGATCGCGAGGGTGGGCCTGCGGTTCGCGCCGCGCGCCCGCCCTCGATCGTTTCGGCGAGCCGGCATCGCGACCGAGACCTCGGTCGATCGGGACGGACTCGTCTGCGGCCGGAAATTCGGGGTGAACCCCGTACCAGGCACTATAGGTCGGGCTGGCCCGCGGCCTCCGGCTGGAAGAGGACTTCCACGATCTTCAGGCGCTTCAGGCGGCCACCAGGCAGCGGCCAGTCCACGGACTGGCCCACCGAGAGGCCGATGAGGGCCGCGCCGACCGGCGCGAGGATCGAGATCTTCCCCTGCTGCGGATCCGCGTCCTTCGGGTAGACGAGCGTGATCTCGCGCTCCTGACCCGTCTCCTCGTCCTGGAAGCGGACGCGGGAGTTCATGGTCACGACGTTGTCCGGGATCTTGTCCGGCGCCACGACCACGGCGCTGGCCAGCTCGGACTCGAGCGCCTCCGCGGCCTCCGCGTTTCGTACCGAAGCGGTGCCCTCGAGGAGGGCCAGGAGGCGCTTCATGTCGTGGGTGGTGACGTAGATCTTGCGCTCGGTAGGCATGGTCCGATGGTCGGTCACCAGCCCCGCGGCGTCAAGGCATTTGCCGACAAAGGCCAGTCGATGCAGGTACTTGCCGCGCCACCCGATCGCGCTAATCGAAGAGCTGGTCGGCGGAATCCACTTCGGCTGCGCGATCGAGCCAGCGCCCGGCTAGCAGGGGGTCGTCATTGCCGAAAAGCCGGTCGCGCTGCTCGGCGGAGATGGTCAGGCCTCGGACCGCGAGAACGGAGATGACGCCATCGGCGAGACCTCGCGCCTCGCCGAGCGCGATGTACTTGCGCGCGAATTCGCTCTGGTACACGTAGTTTGCCACGGACGTTAGGACCGCTCGCCCGTGGCGAGCGCCTCGAGGCTCAGGTCATTTGAAGAGCTGGTCGACCGCGTCCACTTCGAATGCACGATCGAGCCAAGACTCGAGTGTCGATGGATCGCCGTTGCTAAGGATTCGGGCGCGTTGCTCTGCCGAAACCGCAAGGCCACGGACCAAGAAGACCTTCAGAATGGCTGCGGCGCGGCCGCGCGCTTCGCCTCGCGCCTCGCCGAGCGCGATGTATTTGCGCGCGAATTCGCTCTGGTAGTCGTAGTTTCCGGTGGACATCAGTTCCTCCAGCGCCTTTCGGCCCGCCTCCCCGAGGACGCGCAGGATGAGATCAGCATAGATCGTCGACCGCTCGGGATCGAGGGAACCCAAGGTAGCCAGCGCTGTCAGGGAGCCTTCGGCGCCGCCTCCGCACTCGGCCTGGGCGATGGCCGTGAGGACGGCGAGCTCGGGGACGTCGCGGATGGGGCCGTCTTTCGCGATGGCCACGATCGAGTCTGGGCCGACAACGACTGGCCGAAACATGAAGTCGGGTGGTCCGAGCCGGATCGGCTCCTGGGCCCACGCTGCGACCTCTCGCAGAGGAGTGACCACGAGGAGGAGCACCGAACATTCGGTTCTCGAGCGGAGCGTGGTGACGTACTCGGGCCACGTGAACCGCTTTCGGGGATTCTTCTGGAGCTGCACCTCCACCACGATGCGCAGCTCCGAGCCATGGGCGACGACGAGGTCGGCGCGGCGCTCGGTGGGCGTGACCTGGGTGAGATCGGCCTCCTCCACGCGTGCATCGCCGACCGGTATGGCCAGGTCGAGCGTGAGTTTGGCGAGCTCCGCCGCGAGGGACGGGCGGTTTCGAAAGAGGAGCACCATGCCCTCATGGTCGAAAGAGGGTGCCACCGTTGGCGTCCGGTCGAGCGCTGTTTTCCCATTGGTTCCCCCTGGAATGAGCCTCCTCGGTCATACCCGATGGGTCCGACATCGATGGCGGGCGCTGGAGCGAATCCCGGGCCGCGGTGAGCGGCCGGCAATGCCCGGGCATTTGGTGCGGATGGGCCGGCCCGCTCGATCGTGCTGCGCGGCGGCGCATAGTCAGGTACTAGAGGGGGGATGAAGGCCTACTTGGACCTCCTCCGGCTCGTGCGCAGCGAAGGTGTCGAGCGCCCGGATCGAACGGGCACCGGCACGAAGAGCATCTTCGGGCACCAGCTCCGCTTCGACCTCGGCGCGGGCTTTCCGGCGGTGACCACGAAGAAGCTCTTCTGGAAGGGCGTGGTGCACGAGCTGCTCTGGTTCCTGCGCGGGGAGGGCAACATCGCCTACCTGAAGGAGCACGGCATCGGCATCTGGGACGAGTGGGCCTCGCCGGAGGGCGAGCTGGGGCCAGTCTACGGGGTCCAGTGGCGCTCGTGGCCCACGCCGGACGGCGGCCACGTGGATCAGCTCGCCAAGGTGATCGAGGAGATCCGCACGCGGCCGTACTCGCGGCGCCTCCTCGTGAACGCGTGGAACGTGGGCGAGCTGTCGAAGATGGCGCTGGAGCCCTGCCACGTGCTCTTCCAGTTCTACGTGGCGGACGGGAAGCTCTCCTGCCAGCTCTATCAGCGCAGCGCGGATCTCTTCCTGGGCGTCCCGTTCAACATCGCGTCGTACGCGCTCCTCACCCACATGGTGGCGCAGGTCTGCGGCCTCGGCGTGGGCGAGTTCGTCCACACCTTCGGTGACGCGCACATCTACCTGAACCACCTCGAGCAGGTGGACCAGCAACTCGCCCGCGAGCCGCTGCCGCTGCCCACGCTGCACCTCGACCCGTCCGTGAAGGCCATCGACGACTTCCGGTACGAGCACATCCGCCTCGAGGGCTACCAGAGCCATCCGTCGATCATGGCGCCTATCGCGGTGTAGGCCTTCGCGTCGACCGCCGGAGGAGAGAATGAAGCTGACCGCCATCGTGGCCGCGTCCGACAACGGCGTGATCGGCAGGAGTGGCGAGCTCCCCTGGCGCCTCCCCGCGGATCTCGCGCGTTTCAAGAGGCTCACCCTGGGCAAGCCCGTCCTCATGGGCCGCCGGACCCACGAGTCCATCGGGCGACCCCTCCCCGGGCGGCTGAACGTGGTGGTCACCAGTGGCGGCACGCCGGAGGGCTGCGTGGGCGCCCGGACCATCGACGAGGCTCTCGAGCTCTCCGAGGTCGCCAAGGCGCCCGAGGTGATGGTGATCGGCGGCGCGCAGCTCTACGCCGAAGCGCTGCGCCTCTGCGACGAGCTCCTCCTCACCCGCGTACACGGCAGCTTCGAGGGCGACGCCTTCTTCCACTTCGACCCGGAAGGCTGGGAGCTCGTCGCCCGCGAGGAGATCCCCGCCGACGAGAAGAACGCCTACGCGACGACCTTCGAGACCTGGCGCCGCGTGGGCAAGGGAGAGTGACCTCCCAAGGAGGGACTCCGTGACCGGCGGGTGGACTTGGGCGGGTCGTTTCATCCAGGCGGCGGGCCTGCCGCCCGAGCCGTCTTTCTCACAAGTGGTGAACGCAGTTGCCTCCGTGCCCTACGGGCGGCCGCCGTGCCGGACGCCCGAGGGGGCGATTGAGGCGTGGCGCGGCACCTGCTCCACGAAGCACCTGCTCCTGGCGCTCGTGTGCCGCGACCTCTTTCCCGAGAGGCAGATGGAGCTGGTGCACCGGGTCTATCGGCTCCTCCCGGACGAGGCGCTGCGGCTCTTCGGTTCGCGGGCTGCCGCCGCGGTTCCGTCCGGTGGGCTCGTGGACGTGCACACCTACGCGACTGGGCTGGTTGGCGGCGCCCGCCAGCCCATCGACGTGACGTTCCCGTTGGCGCGAGAGTGGGACGGTAGTTCACCCATGGTGCTCTCCTGCCCGGCTGGGGAGGACCATCCGGGCGGCGCGAATCCGCTCGCATCCAAGGCCCTTCTCGAGATGGAGCACCGCGATCCGGCGGTGCGTGAGCCATTCGTCGCCGCGCTGACCGAAGCTTCTCGGTCCCGAGGCAGCCGGTATCCCTAGGCCGTTCGCTTCGGCGGGCGAGCCCGATTTCGAGCCGAAAAAACCTCCCGACGGGTGGCCAATACCGCCGAGCGGTTGCAGCTCGATGAGTTGCTCGACCCTGCTCCTGCAACGCCGCCTGTGGAGGTAGCCGACTTGGCGTGCAAGCCGAGCGTCCACGCTGGAGTGTCGGCCTTGCGAGCCGGATTCTACGAAGGTGCTCCAAGACGTTCGATCCCCCCGGGGCCTCCTGGCGCGCCCCACGCGAGCCAACTCGACGGACTGCCGCACGAATGTTCATGTGCACCGCAGCGTTCACATCCTGCGACTGTTGACAGATCATTCACAACGCGCGAAGCTCACCCTGGCCACGGGGGTTCCACGCGTGGGCTGGGGATGTTCCGTAACATAGACTCAGTTCGAAGTTTCCCTACGTAAAACGATTCAAGACTGAATCGCTCAAAGCGAGGAGGCTGTTTTGGAACGCAGGTCGTCTGCATTCTTGACGTCAACCATGCGCGCGCTGGTATTGCTGGCGTTCGCCGGAGCATCTTGCGGGCGAGATCCCGCGTCAACGAACGCGTATCCGCGAAACGACGAGCTGGGTGCGACCAGCCGCGCGTTGCCCGGAGACCCGACTCCTCTGCTCGCCTTGACGTGGGATTTGGCAGGAGTGGTTGCGAGCACTCCAGCAACCCCGGTTTTCCGACAGGCGCTCGACGGCGCGGAGCCGTGGCCATCGGCGATCAATCCAAGCGACTATCAAGATTCAGTTCCGGTCGATACAGCTGTCGCGCGATTTCGTGAAGCGGGGAAATACAATGGGCCACGGTCCGGCTTGCTGAACATCTCCCCGATATGCACTGCCTCGACGTTCACCGTTCGGGCCGCGGTCCTCGTTTCGAACCAAAGCGGCCGACGGCCCATTCTCCGGGGTGAGAACTACTCGATCGCGGTGGTCAACAAGAAGATCGAGGCCTCGATTTGGGCAGCCGGTCAGTGGTGGACGACAACATCCGGCGAAAATTTCATTCCGACCGGCCAGTGGCTTCGCGTCGAGTTGACGCACGACGAGTCAACAGTCAGCCTGAACATCAACGAGATCGAAGTCTCCTCCGTGCCGGCTCCGCCATCCAACCCCGAATGTCAAATGGTTGTCATCGGCACTGGTCCACTCGAGCACGATGGCTTCCCAGAAGAACGCGCAATCAAGCAGGAACGGCCATTTGTGGGCGGGATCGGCAATGTCGAGATCTTCAGCCCGAGCATTTCGGCGGTCAAGCCGGCAATGGAGGTCGTGGCGGGACCGGATGGTATCGAGGAAACGATGGGCCGCTCGGTTACAACGAGCGGAAAGCCTCCGGTCGTTCCCGGCCCGCTGACGCATTCGTCGGGATTCTACTTCGACGGTGAAACGTCGGTGAAGATCTACGATGAAACAGGAAAGATCTTCGATGGAGAAGCCCTTACTGCTTCGCTTTGGGTATATCCAATTGGATTTCAGAAAGCGGCGACGGTATTCGAGAGTCCTGTTCTGACGATTCAACTTGTCGAGGGGCGCGCTCGAGTGACTGCTTTCGGATCTCGGTTCGAAACGTCAATCGGTGCAGTGCCAGAAAACGCGTGGACAGAGCTCACCGTTACCCATACGGCGAAAGGACTCGCGCTGTTCGCGAATGGCAGCAGGGTGCTGGACGGGGGCGTTGCGTTCAGGCCCTTCTCAGACAAGAGCGAGATCACAATCGCCGCCGCGAGCGACGGCACCGAGCGCTTGAAAGGGTTCGTCTTCGAGCCCCGCATTTGGAAGATGGTTCGTGTGCCAAAAAGGCCGCTATCGACGGTCGATGTAAAGGATGGCCAAATCAAAGACCTGGGTGCCATCCCCAGGATCTGGAACGCGAGCCTCGGCGCTTCGGGAATCGCTCCGTCTGTCGCTCCGGACGGCACCTCGATCTCGATGGGCGACGGCGCCCTCTTCACGGGCACTCCGATCCCGAGGAACGACATCGCGTATACCATCGCGATTCGATTTGCGCCCAAGGCATCGAGCACAGAGCACGAAGAGGAAGATCGCCGAGTGCAACTCTGGTCCGACCGGCGACTGAAGCTTGCACTGGACGGTCGCTCTCCTGAGTTGGAGATCAGGAGGAATCGGATGTCGAGCGACATCCCGACGCCAGGCGGTGACATTCATGAGATTCGCGTCGTCTTCGATGGGGAGCATGTCGAGACCTTCGTGAATGGCGAATATGATTCATCGCTGGCCGTTTTTTCCGAGTTGGACAATACGGTCGACGCCGAAATTCGTGCCGAATGCAGTGGAGGTCGACTTCTTTCGGTCAACTACTGGAATGAGGCAGTGAGACCGGTCAGCCCTGTTCAGGAATTCAGGGCGCTGCTCGCAGGTCCACACTCCGAAGACGGCAGTGGAAGGGGAATGAACGGAAGCTGGGCGCCTCAGGCCCCCAGAATTCCGGACAAAGCCGAGGAGCTCGCCACGGCCGTTCCCGGTCTCGATCCAAGCGAATTCATTGAGGACTTCTGGTATTTGCGCGCGAAAGTCATCGAAGATTTCACCAGTATGGCTTGGAATAATTATACTGCCAGGAACGGGAGGATCGTGATTGGTGGAACATCGAAGATGACACAGGACATCCTCGATGATTCGAGGACTTGGCAGACGCCGTTCGAGATGGGCGAGGGACTTCGACGAGCCTCCGCTCAGATTGGCGAGTTCTATTGGCGAATGGAAAACAGCTTCGGGCAGGCAGTTGACCACGCCTGGTCCTACGACTCGTGGTATTCAGATCCAAATGGAGACATCTGGAGGGATCACTTCGTGGAAATCGGGGGCAGGATCGAAGACCTCCCTGAACTTTCAACGGACGGCCCAAACAACCAAGCTCTCCCGAATATTGCCGCGCTCCGCTCATGGGATGACTATTTGAGGCACCTAATCCTCACACATCAAGTCAGGCTGAAAGCCCATCAGCAGTTCCACGCCCTCAATGCAATAGGGCGCGCGGTCCAAGGGGACCTGGACGTGTCGAACAAAAAGTTTCCGGAGGCAGCGGAACATTACCAGCAGTCGATCCATGCACTGTCGTGGGCCAACGGTGTCGAAGGGTCGTTGAAAGATGCCTATCTAGATCTCTCGATGAATCTTGATTCGGAGACGGTGGCGTTCCTGGAGCTCGCGGACATCGACGAGGTGTTGGAGGGCCTTAGCGACTTGGTGCCGTTCTCGCTGAATGCTGCGCTGCGGACGGTGGCAGAGGAGATCAGGAAGGACGAAAAAACAACAGAGGCAGTGAATGCGGTCGCGCGGGTCACCGATGGAGCATCCGATGGAGCGGACCGCGCGATTGCGGCGTGGGTCGCCGCCGCTTCGGCGCATCTCGAGGCGGCCAACTGGAAGTTTCGCATCCAGAATCTCGATGGAAGCGTCGAGAGCTGTGGCAAGGTGTTTCGGCGGCGTTTCGGTCGTGCCGCGTGGGACGGATCTTCGCCCCTGCAGACGCCCGACGAGCTTTCTATTGATGTGCTGAATGTACGGGTTCGAGCGCTCTCGCTGCTGGATGCGATCGAGGATGGAACGACCCCGTTTGGATACAGCAGCAGCTATCTCCCGTTTACGCGGTCGAATAGCTCTCTCTATCAGAGTGCAAAAGAAGCCGTAGATGCGCTCAAGGAGACAATTGAACTCTACAATCAGTACACGGATGCGCAGGGCCGTGCCGAGGACAGGCGAAGGGCGATCGCGGACGAGAGAGCGAAGCAGTCCCAAGAGCGGAATAGCCGCGCCCAGGATATTACTGCGGCAAAAGACGAGCTTGATATTCGCCTCAAGTCGTACTCGAAGGCTCTTCAGGCACGAAAGAATGTCTATGACAATGCCGTTTGGGCCGGTGTGTCTGAAGGTGCCAACATCGTCATTGATGTCGTCAAGCCGTGGACAGATATGAAGAGCTGTGCGGCCGATTGCACGCCGATGAAGGAGATCATTCGAGCCGTTGGGCCGCTGGGAGCGGTCTACTCGGGAGCGCTGAAGCTTTGGGATGTGCTTAATGGACGCTCGAAGGCAATGAAGGATGCGGATGCGGCGGTGGAGGCCGCGGCCGCGCTGGTTCGCGAAGCGCGGAAACGTGTTGAGACCTCTATTTCACAATATCGAACGGCCGAGACTCGGTTTCGAGTTCTTGACGACCGATTGAACATGACCTCGCTCCCGGATTCCGAACTTTCAACGGGTTGGTGGCTGCAGCGGCGGCTCGAGATGAAGCAGAACGCGGACTGGTGGTCAAATCAAGCGTTCCGTCGTGTTTGGCTGTATCAGCAGTCGGCCGAGAAGATTACGGACCGCGGGTTCCTCCCTCTTTGGTGGGGCGGGGGCCCTCCCAGGGGCACCTGCATGATTACTGATTATCTTTTGGATTGGCTCAAAGAAGGAGATCAGCTCGAGGAGCTGCTGTCGTGCTTGCACGACCATTACGACGTCGCAATTCAGCAGATCAAGGACGACGGTCCTGCAGATAAGGTGTTTAGCATTAAGAAGAACGTTGACTCCGTGCGGTGGGGTTACTTCAAGCAGAGTCTGGCGCGAGGAGAGAAGCCACGAATTCAATTCGACCTCAGTCTTGAGGACGTCGAGCGAGTGTTTAAGTATCCTCATGTGATGTTTTCTGAGGTCGGGGTCGAGTTGATTACGCATGCTG
The Vulgatibacter incomptus DNA segment above includes these coding regions:
- a CDS encoding aconitate hydratase; translation: MPVIESTPELVRAVYERTRKNLSIVRERLGRPLTLAEKILFGHLDDPKGQDLEAGKAYLLLRPDRVAMQDATAQMALLQFMQAGKAEVAVPSTVHCDHLIQARVGALTDTNVASTENREVYDFLAQVSAKYGIGFWKPGSGIIHQVVLENYAFPGGLMIGTDSHTPNAGGLGMAAVGVGGADAVDVMAGFPWEVLQPKLVGVKLTGELNGWAAPKDVILKLLGILTVKGGTNRIVEYFGPGARALSCTGKATITNMGAELGATTSVFPYDAAMERYLRGTERAALAEVAGEYRDLLVADAEVEANPETYFDEIIEIDLSTLEPHVVGPHTPDLARPVSELKKAAIAEGYPTNLTSALIGSCTNSSYEDLSRAAALADQASAAGMKMAAKLMVSPGSDQIFETIKRDGQMASFENAGATVLANACGPCIGQWKREDIQKGEKNSIITSFNRNFRARNDSNPETFAFIASPEIVLAYGLAGRLDFDPLSDEIVQGDKKLKLKAPAKADDLPSKGFVRAFGGYQAPAKDGASVEVKVDPKSERLELLAAFVAPKAGDFDELPLLIKTKGKTTTDHISPAGPWLRFRGHLDRISDNMLTGAINAFNGDAGQAANVFTGEKGAVPAVARDYKARGKRWIVVGDENYGEGSSREHAAMSPRYLGGAAIIVRSFARIHETNLKKQGVLPFTFAVASDYEKVKEGDRISLEDVLAIAPGKAVNAVLHHVDGSKETIALRHTLNDEQVAWFKAGSALNILQSK
- the rnk gene encoding nucleoside diphosphate kinase regulator, with amino-acid sequence MTDHRTMPTERKIYVTTHDMKRLLALLEGTASVRNAEAAEALESELASAVVVAPDKIPDNVVTMNSRVRFQDEETGQEREITLVYPKDADPQQGKISILAPVGAALIGLSVGQSVDWPLPGGRLKRLKIVEVLFQPEAAGQPDL
- a CDS encoding thymidylate synthase, yielding MKAYLDLLRLVRSEGVERPDRTGTGTKSIFGHQLRFDLGAGFPAVTTKKLFWKGVVHELLWFLRGEGNIAYLKEHGIGIWDEWASPEGELGPVYGVQWRSWPTPDGGHVDQLAKVIEEIRTRPYSRRLLVNAWNVGELSKMALEPCHVLFQFYVADGKLSCQLYQRSADLFLGVPFNIASYALLTHMVAQVCGLGVGEFVHTFGDAHIYLNHLEQVDQQLAREPLPLPTLHLDPSVKAIDDFRYEHIRLEGYQSHPSIMAPIAV
- a CDS encoding dihydrofolate reductase; protein product: MKLTAIVAASDNGVIGRSGELPWRLPADLARFKRLTLGKPVLMGRRTHESIGRPLPGRLNVVVTSGGTPEGCVGARTIDEALELSEVAKAPEVMVIGGAQLYAEALRLCDELLLTRVHGSFEGDAFFHFDPEGWELVAREEIPADEKNAYATTFETWRRVGKGE
- a CDS encoding LamG-like jellyroll fold domain-containing protein, with the translated sequence MRALVLLAFAGASCGRDPASTNAYPRNDELGATSRALPGDPTPLLALTWDLAGVVASTPATPVFRQALDGAEPWPSAINPSDYQDSVPVDTAVARFREAGKYNGPRSGLLNISPICTASTFTVRAAVLVSNQSGRRPILRGENYSIAVVNKKIEASIWAAGQWWTTTSGENFIPTGQWLRVELTHDESTVSLNINEIEVSSVPAPPSNPECQMVVIGTGPLEHDGFPEERAIKQERPFVGGIGNVEIFSPSISAVKPAMEVVAGPDGIEETMGRSVTTSGKPPVVPGPLTHSSGFYFDGETSVKIYDETGKIFDGEALTASLWVYPIGFQKAATVFESPVLTIQLVEGRARVTAFGSRFETSIGAVPENAWTELTVTHTAKGLALFANGSRVLDGGVAFRPFSDKSEITIAAASDGTERLKGFVFEPRIWKMVRVPKRPLSTVDVKDGQIKDLGAIPRIWNASLGASGIAPSVAPDGTSISMGDGALFTGTPIPRNDIAYTIAIRFAPKASSTEHEEEDRRVQLWSDRRLKLALDGRSPELEIRRNRMSSDIPTPGGDIHEIRVVFDGEHVETFVNGEYDSSLAVFSELDNTVDAEIRAECSGGRLLSVNYWNEAVRPVSPVQEFRALLAGPHSEDGSGRGMNGSWAPQAPRIPDKAEELATAVPGLDPSEFIEDFWYLRAKVIEDFTSMAWNNYTARNGRIVIGGTSKMTQDILDDSRTWQTPFEMGEGLRRASAQIGEFYWRMENSFGQAVDHAWSYDSWYSDPNGDIWRDHFVEIGGRIEDLPELSTDGPNNQALPNIAALRSWDDYLRHLILTHQVRLKAHQQFHALNAIGRAVQGDLDVSNKKFPEAAEHYQQSIHALSWANGVEGSLKDAYLDLSMNLDSETVAFLELADIDEVLEGLSDLVPFSLNAALRTVAEEIRKDEKTTEAVNAVARVTDGASDGADRAIAAWVAAASAHLEAANWKFRIQNLDGSVESCGKVFRRRFGRAAWDGSSPLQTPDELSIDVLNVRVRALSLLDAIEDGTTPFGYSSSYLPFTRSNSSLYQSAKEAVDALKETIELYNQYTDAQGRAEDRRRAIADERAKQSQERNSRAQDITAAKDELDIRLKSYSKALQARKNVYDNAVWAGVSEGANIVIDVVKPWTDMKSCAADCTPMKEIIRAVGPLGAVYSGALKLWDVLNGRSKAMKDADAAVEAAAALVREARKRVETSISQYRTAETRFRVLDDRLNMTSLPDSELSTGWWLQRRLEMKQNADWWSNQAFRRVWLYQQSAEKITDRGFLPLWWGGGPPRGTCMITDYLLDWLKEGDQLEELLSCLHDHYDVAIQQIKDDGPADKVFSIKKNVDSVRWGYFKQSLARGEKPRIQFDLSLEDVERVFKYPHVMFSEVGVELITHAAPGGSDSSDYVYVDLTAEPVSYVRIEDSLDRYSDGFPIVESEEWMQAPPPGFKVKAKVQSEGPLTRRLHLQSNDRVVWSSPASNATLDGSSSFAASGLARSWSVELDFPDEKFNFDELDDVHLVFYNLGQEINDGFKRAVEAEVGRGSGSVVLAFGPAAAEGTGFPVQEISSSILPSTSGNLKKIRRMQVLIVPDREVQLAASPITIKFIDDGTAVNGFAAPAPDGSLSLFVDQSGLPPDTSVLNHFEVDLPSDVASRVANVLLGVEF